One Buteo buteo chromosome 4, bButBut1.hap1.1, whole genome shotgun sequence DNA segment encodes these proteins:
- the SYNPO2L gene encoding synaptopodin 2-like protein codes for MGAEEEMLITLSGGAPWGFRLQGGSEQKRPLQVSKIRKRSKACRGGLWENDVLVSINGKSCAGLSHATAMQIIDSSNGMLNIHVKRIVGGDQTGPRLQRSPSPGQRVLSPPSPLSPPAQLLSPEPAGPPATAQPSQPRRSQKHLESLTSPPDSEAYYGETDSDADNVAQEKHRRARKKSQRSPPDSTNSKADAPQDEVSLSEQSGYESMPEAAAQGGARTETACPPGSRTGTPFSESEGQLQPPLTEGREFSPEAMLLPHATKAIRAERHLIPMVGPVEHPVDDDLTTTYVEKAKQAKLHRHESIQEKNVKEAKTKCRTIASLLTDAPNPHSKGVLMFKKRRQRAKKYTLVSFGSVDEDRSYEEEDGVFPTSESEFDEEGFSDARSLTNHSDWDTYLDIEKSKSHSEQKEEKQKGLSEASGKGARLFEQQRERAGKYTVARVPVQKSPQFTTVAQPQQVTENGGMPVPQKAESMPLSIHLEGVQVPSKEATTLPTQLLGLPSPTSLPPPPITPDSFSASSTSMFNRSARPFTPGSSGQRAATTSVIFTPSAPKKPSENPSGQSMVVPPFSPPAPGTPTNAPVPTHRGPVSSSTSLYIPAPGRPTPPLESEPRVGGAPETKPSANTARTSTTSIVLSTPSKPEGEASAASQPGVPGTASSSLYITPAPSQHMITSSPVPKQPFSAVSPAMPRTPAEPLTSREQRIATPAPRTGILQEARRRGNKKPMFSKIEEKKKNSPNPELLSLVQNLDEKPKGDHPGAGFESGPEEDFLSLGAEACNFMQSSGRKFKTPPPVAPKPQQQDAELVNGAQDMPQLKGKGAELFAKCQSRMDKFVVETTAKPESKPRTPSPSPSLPSSWKYSPNIRAPPPIAYNPMLSPFYPLAASKSQASKAESKVKKAPGQKSGIKVIDLMRHQPYQLKSAMFCFEETPSTSIQESPGQPALQTRSTFTAAKQIAVKKPRAQEIRRFSTPTPMPASSSLAPTVLAPRSATTLDEPVWRIEMASSVPATPAPFQVELSQSLKPYQSFPEPGQAGQGPSPKPASAPRFQAARPRFSATRTGMQANVWRPSFGHH; via the exons atcCGAAAGAGAAGCAAAGCGTGTCGCGGAGGCCTGTGGGAAAATGATGTGCTAGTATCTATCAATGGGAAGTCATGTGCTGGCCTCTCCCATGCTACTGCCATGCAGATCATCGATTCGTCCAATGGCATGCTGAACATCCACGTGAAAAG GATAGTTGGTGGGGACCAGACCGGCCCACGGCTCCAGCGCTCCCCTTCTCCAGGGCAGCGAGTGCTCTCCCCGCCATCCCCACTCAGCCCCCCAGCACAGCTACTCAGCCCTGAGCCGGCTGGACCCCCAGCCACTGCGCAGCCCTCGCAGCCACGGAGGTCACAGAAGCACCTGGAGAGCCTCACCTCCCCGCCGGATAGTGAGGCCTACTATGGTGAGACAGACAGCGATGCTGACAATGTGGCCCAGGAGAAGCACCGCCGGGCTCGCAAGAAGAGCCAACGCTCCCCACCCGACAGCACCAACAGCAAGGCAGATGCGCCTCAGGACGAGGTGTCCCTGTCCGAACAGAGTGGCTATGAGAGCATGCCGGAGGCTGCTGCGCAGGGGGGGGCCAGGACGGAGACTGCCTGCCCGCCTGGCAGCCGCACAGGCACTCCATTCTCGGAGAGCGAAGGACAGTTGCAGCCACCGTTGACAGAGGGACGGGAGTTTTCTCCAGAGGCGATGCTCCTGCCCCATGCCACCAAGGCTATCCGAGCAGAACGCCATCTCATCCCCATGGTGGGGCCAGTGGAGCATCCGGTCGATGATGACCTAACCACCACATACGTGGAGAAAGCCAAGCAGGCCA AACTCCACCGCCACGAGAGCATCCAAGAGAAAAACGTGAAAGAAGCCAAAACCAAGTGCAGAACCATTGCATCCCTGCTGACAGATGCACCCAACCCCCACTCCAAGGGGGTGCTGATGTTCAAGAAGCGCAGGCAGAGAGCTAAGAAGTATACATTGGTAAGCTTTGGGAGTGTTGACGAAGACCGCTCCTACGAGGAGGAAGACGGAGTTTTTCCAACTAGTGAGTCTGAATTTGATGAGGAAGGTTTCTCTGATGCCCGAAGCCTAACTAATCACTCAGACTGGGACACCTACCTGGACATTGAAAAGTCAAAGTCTCACTCTgaacagaaggaagagaagcaaaaaggTTTGAGTGAGGCTTCAGGTAAAGGAGCACGATTATTTGAGCAGCAGAGGGAACGGGCTGGGAAGTACACAGTCGCTAGAGTCCCGGTGCAGAAGAGCCCCCAGTTTACCACGGTTGCCCAGCCACAGCAGGTCACAGAGAACGGAGGTATGCCCGTGCCACAGAAGGCAGAGAGCATGCCCCTCAGCATCCACCTGGAAGGTGTGCAAGTGCCCAGCAAGGAGGCAACCACCCTCCCCACTCAGCTCCTAGGTCTCCCTAGCCCCActtctctcccacctcccccgaTCACCCCCGACTCCTTCTCTGCAAGCTCAACAAGCATGTTCAACAGGTCTGCACGGCCCTTTACTCCTGGCTCTTCTGGCCAACGCGCAGCAACAACCTCTGTCATCTTCACGCCATCCGCACCCAAAAAACCTAGTGAAAATCCGAGTGGGCAAAGCATGGTGGTTCCCCCTTTCTCACCTCCAGCTCCAGGAACACCTACCAATGCACCGGTGCCAACACACCGCGGTCCAGTCAGCTCCAGCACATCTCTGTATATTCCTGCACCAGGAAGGCCAACACCACCACTTGAGTCAGAGCCAAGAGTAGGAGGTGCTCCAGAGACTAAGCCTTCTGCCAACACTGCCCGGACATCCACCACCTCTATAGTTCTGTCAACTCCCTCAAAGCCAGAAGGGGAGGCCTCTGCAGCATCCCAACCAGGAGTCCCTGGAACAGCCTCTTCTTCTTTGTATATTACTCCAGCGCCATCACAGCACATGATAACCAGTTCCCCTGTGCCAAAGCAGCCTTTTTCTGCTGTCTCTCCAGCTATGCCACGAACTCCTGCTGAGCCCTTAACCTCCAGGGAGCAGAGGATTGCCACGCCAGCTCCCCGCACAGGTATCCTGCAGGAAGCTCGCCGGCGGGGCAACAAGAAACCCATGTTCAGTAAGAttgaggagaagaagaaaaattcacCAAACCCTGAGCTCCTGTCTCTGGTGCAGAACCTGGATGAGAAGCCAAAAGGTGACCACCCTGGCGCAGGCTTTGAGTCTGGGCCTGAGGAGGACTTCCTCAGCCTGGGTGCTGAGGCCTGCAACTTCATGCAGTCCTCTGGCCGCAAATTCAAGACTCCACCTCCAGTGGCTCCTAAGCCTCAGCAGCAAGACGCTGAACTGGTAAATGGGGCCCAGGACATGCCTCAGCTTAAAGGCAAGGGGGCAGAGCTCTTTGCCAAATGCCAGAGCCGCATGGACAAATTTGTGGTGGAGACAACAGCGAAGCCAGAATCCAAGCCTAgaactccctctccttccccttctctacCGTCTTCCTGGAAATATTCACCCAACATCCGGGCTCCCCCTCCAATAGCTTACAACCCAATGCTTTCCCCTTTTTATCCCCTAGCAGCCAGTAAATCTCAGGCTAGCAAAGCAGAGAGCAAAGTGAAAAAGGCACCTGGCCAGAAATCAGGGATCAAGGTCATTGATTTAATGCGCCACCAGCCCTATCAATTAAAGTCAGCTATGTTCTGTTTTGAGGAAACCCCAAGCACCAGCATTCAAGAGTCTCCTGgacagccagccctgcagactAGGTCAACCTTCACAGCAGCCAAGCAGATCGCCGTGAAAAAACCCAGGGCCCAGGAGATTCGTCGCTTCTCCACTCCGACTCCCATGCCAGCCTCAAGCAGCCTGGCACCCACTGTTCTTGCTCCCCGCTCGGCCACCACATTGGATGAGCCAGTGTGGAGAATAGAAATGGCCTCTTCTGTCCCCGCTACACCAGCACCCTTCCAGGTGGAGCTCAGCCAGTCCCTTAAGCCATACCAGAGCTTCCCAGAGCCTGgtcaggcagggcaggggcctTCCCCAAAGCCAGCCTCGGCCCCTCGGTTTCAAGCAGCCAGGCCCAGATTCTCAGCAACGAGAACAGGAATGCAGGCCAATGTGTGGAGGCCGAGCTTTGGCCACCACTGA